The proteins below come from a single Biomphalaria glabrata chromosome 10, xgBioGlab47.1, whole genome shotgun sequence genomic window:
- the LOC106079443 gene encoding uncharacterized protein LOC106079443, which translates to MLTYLLLLLPAMAFAQTVNLKPYNLTATYMFIAIDKDLNGQVDRHEIDLNFLDFDGDRNGRVSRTEYMNYVMLHEPQLNLLHDSLFDLYDVDNDHILDKHDYDNFYALMDGDGNGLVSHFEYVRYWTILLTDLEHLHNFGKSAQAPAQ; encoded by the exons ATGCTTACGTATCTTCTTTTGTTATTGCCGGCGATGGCCTTCGCCCAGACTGTCAACTTGAAGCCTTACAATCTGACAGCTACTTACATGTTCATTGCCATTGATAAAGATTTGAATGGCCAAGTTGACAGACATGAGATTGACCTAAATTTCCTG GATTTCGATGGTGACCGCAATGGACGGGTCAGCCGTACTGAATACATGAACTACGTCATGCTTCATGAGCCCCAACTCAATCTGCTGCACGACTCCCTGTTTGACCTTTATGACGTAGACAATGACCACATACTGGACAAACATGATTATGATAATTTCTATGCCTTGATGGACGGTGACGGAAACGGTTTGGTCAGCCATTTTGAATATGTCAG ATACTGGACTATTCTCCTGACAGATTTGGAACACTTGCATAATTTTGGAAAAAGTGCACAGGCTCCTGCTCAATAG